From a single Deinococcus terrestris genomic region:
- a CDS encoding replication initiator protein A produces the protein MTDPTLTSKTERRDERNIARLGIISIQSRVDDDVKTWQAEFVIDGRPYRVECAAPYGRPHGVDTDIILAVQTLFVRAGCPAHDWLHTTAYELRAVAGLPDNGRTYQRLRDSLKRLWSTGFLVGEGWYDQVRDRRVWSSDTLRYIERIRYHEMDNDLEQLPGLDPSATLSIKLGEQLAESIRARQVQVLDGRLLVQLEQPPARALYRLLEAHRLDPRGQRRMTLEVTLADWRLACGIQTERPELVRRALAPAHDELRAIGYLAGVEIEGRGRHQLLRYTFAEDNAPDPALLELLIGVGVSRSAAAALVSEHGERVETAVAFVRHRQQEGRVKNPGGLVVDYLRHDGKYVLPGHLAPAGSPEAAQRAVAALQQAERLAEQEIDRERARVAGLPPAEQYEAVKPALKLLLKPLGKDLYALFEEGCRAGVFQALEERDRASVAMAELRMQEHLDELRRRLRDA, from the coding sequence ATGACTGATCCCACCCTCACCAGCAAAACCGAACGCCGGGACGAGCGGAACATCGCCCGGCTGGGCATCATCAGCATCCAGTCGCGGGTGGACGACGACGTGAAAACCTGGCAGGCCGAGTTTGTCATCGACGGGCGGCCCTACCGGGTGGAGTGTGCCGCCCCCTACGGCCGCCCGCATGGGGTGGACACCGACATCATCCTGGCGGTGCAGACCCTCTTCGTGCGGGCCGGGTGCCCGGCGCACGACTGGCTGCACACCACCGCCTACGAGCTGCGGGCGGTGGCCGGGCTGCCGGACAATGGCCGCACCTACCAGCGGCTGCGCGACAGCCTCAAGCGGCTGTGGAGCACCGGCTTCCTGGTGGGGGAGGGCTGGTACGACCAGGTGCGCGACCGGCGGGTGTGGAGCTCCGACACCCTGCGGTACATCGAGCGGATTCGCTACCACGAGATGGACAACGACCTGGAGCAGCTTCCCGGTCTCGATCCCTCCGCGACCCTCAGCATCAAGCTGGGAGAACAGCTCGCGGAGAGCATCCGTGCCCGGCAGGTTCAGGTGCTCGACGGGCGCTTGCTGGTGCAACTGGAGCAGCCTCCCGCGCGGGCGCTCTACCGGCTGCTGGAAGCGCACCGGCTCGACCCCCGGGGGCAGCGCCGGATGACCCTGGAGGTCACGCTGGCCGACTGGCGGCTGGCCTGCGGCATCCAGACCGAGCGCCCCGAACTGGTGCGGCGCGCCCTGGCCCCGGCCCACGACGAACTGCGGGCCATCGGGTACCTCGCGGGGGTGGAGATCGAGGGCCGGGGCCGCCACCAGCTCCTGCGCTACACCTTCGCGGAGGACAACGCCCCCGACCCCGCGTTGCTGGAACTGCTGATCGGGGTCGGGGTCAGCCGCAGCGCCGCCGCTGCCCTGGTGAGCGAGCATGGCGAGCGGGTCGAGACCGCGGTGGCCTTTGTGCGGCACCGGCAGCAGGAGGGCCGGGTGAAGAATCCGGGCGGGCTGGTGGTGGACTACCTGCGTCATGACGGCAAGTACGTGCTGCCCGGGCACCTGGCGCCCGCCGGGTCGCCCGAAGCCGCCCAGCGGGCCGTCGCCGCCTTGCAACAGGCAGAGCGGCTGGCCGAGCAGGAGATCGACCGGGAGCGGGCGCGGGTGGCGGGCCTCCCGCCCGCCGAGCAGTACGAGGCGGTCAAGCCTGCGCTGAAATTGCTGCTCAAACCGCTGGGCAAGGACCTCTACGCGCTGTTCGAGGAGGGGTGCCGCGCCGGGGTGTTTCAGGCCCTGGAAGAACGCGACCGGGCCTCGGTGGCAATGGCGGAGCTGCGGATGCAGGAGCATCTGGACGAGCTGCGCCGTCGATTGCGCGACGCTTAA
- a CDS encoding DUF7669 domain-containing protein, whose amino-acid sequence MKTAWEHVLKAARNLHQEGHPTLTRRQLRDEAVRLGWSGDPSTIETHVTAHMRDDREHAPHPYLEYVARNTYRLNDAGWRAAEGL is encoded by the coding sequence GTGAAGACCGCGTGGGAACATGTGTTGAAGGCTGCCAGGAACCTGCACCAAGAAGGGCATCCGACCCTCACGCGCCGACAACTCCGGGATGAGGCTGTGCGGCTCGGCTGGAGCGGCGACCCCAGCACCATTGAGACGCACGTCACCGCCCATATGCGGGACGACCGCGAACATGCCCCCCACCCTTATCTGGAGTACGTTGCACGCAACACCTACCGCTTGAACGACGCTGGCTGGCGAGCTGCTGAAGGCCTTTGA